In Porphyromonas cangingivalis, a genomic segment contains:
- a CDS encoding MBL fold metallo-hydrolase: protein MNIIKRFFHPVGQGAFYSEHFYTSDGGSYKVVYDCGTTPLSAERKKVIKQEVIEQAFSKKDTIDILFISHLDWDHISLIPTLIESVKEVRNVVLPHVDNDYPILLSLVNFPKALKDIKGKVVQIITSPEEYFNKETKVWRIRSVEEDVPRENMNQDILFLDQDTSSIDPLLSSGKKLSLKGLKFWCYIPFNYYSSKEFREELAKKLCNDKDFQEYFKNTLGVERDISVEEALDVLRDPQKVNDIIKDKSVKTKLKDDIYDQLEGKINPHSLVLYSGPIEQKAYRNHFYHQKVEQAHNQLYHNLTTCSISCSDFLKDDHSLKWRVACIYNGDSNYEEKKLKKWLDGLWNNVGTIQIAHHGSKRSHDFDCPRGTSFLCPISYGTSNTYGHPSSDVLIDLAIKKRFPICITEHIDSKFIQIIFVIFSE, encoded by the coding sequence ATGAATATAATAAAGCGATTTTTTCATCCTGTAGGTCAGGGGGCATTTTATTCTGAACATTTTTATACATCGGATGGGGGGAGCTATAAAGTGGTGTATGATTGTGGAACTACTCCATTATCAGCGGAAAGAAAGAAAGTCATTAAACAGGAAGTAATTGAACAGGCCTTCTCCAAAAAAGACACTATAGATATATTATTCATATCTCATTTGGATTGGGATCACATCTCTCTAATCCCCACTCTAATCGAAAGTGTAAAGGAGGTTCGCAATGTTGTCTTGCCCCATGTGGACAATGATTATCCTATTTTGCTCTCTCTTGTCAACTTTCCCAAAGCCTTGAAGGATATTAAAGGAAAGGTCGTACAGATTATAACATCACCAGAAGAGTACTTTAATAAAGAGACAAAAGTATGGCGAATTCGTTCGGTAGAGGAAGATGTCCCAAGGGAGAATATGAACCAAGATATTCTCTTTCTTGATCAAGATACCTCAAGTATTGATCCCCTCTTATCTAGTGGAAAAAAGCTATCACTAAAGGGACTAAAATTTTGGTGTTATATCCCTTTTAATTACTACTCGAGCAAAGAGTTTCGAGAAGAATTAGCAAAAAAGTTGTGTAATGACAAAGACTTTCAGGAGTACTTCAAAAACACATTAGGAGTGGAGCGTGACATTTCCGTGGAGGAAGCTTTGGATGTCTTGAGAGATCCACAAAAGGTAAACGATATTATCAAGGATAAATCAGTAAAGACGAAATTAAAGGATGATATCTATGATCAGTTGGAAGGCAAAATCAATCCCCACTCCCTAGTGTTGTACTCCGGTCCAATAGAACAGAAGGCCTATCGAAATCATTTTTATCATCAGAAGGTCGAGCAGGCCCATAATCAACTCTATCACAATCTAACGACTTGTTCTATTTCCTGCTCAGACTTTCTTAAAGACGATCACTCTCTCAAATGGCGTGTCGCTTGTATTTATAATGGTGATTCCAACTATGAGGAAAAAAAACTGAAGAAATGGCTAGATGGATTGTGGAACAATGTAGGTACGATTCAAATTGCTCACCATGGAAGCAAAAGATCACATGATTTTGACTGTCCTAGAGGGACTAGCTTCTTGTGCCCAATTTCTTATGGTACAAGTAACACATATGGGCATCCTAGCTCTGACGTTCTAATAGATCTAGCGATAAAAAAGAGATTTCCAATCTGTATCACCGAACATATAGATTCTAAATTCATTCAAATAATCTTTGTGATATTTAGTGAGTGA
- a CDS encoding cell division ATP-binding protein FtsE, translating to MATPILSLENITLCRDENVILSGASLDIYPGEFVYLIGKVGSGKSTLIKSIYMDIPIKDGDARFMDFDLRRIKRKRVPYLRRNLGIVFQDFQLLADRSVYKNLEFVLKATGWKDSKEIALRINQVLDQVGMASKGYKMPHELSGGEQQRVAISRALLNTPSLIMADEPTGHLDPETGEQIIQLLQNIAENGTAVLLITHNYALVKKYPARIIKIDNEKLIEMQIQAD from the coding sequence ATGGCTACACCTATATTATCTCTCGAAAATATCACCTTATGCAGGGATGAGAATGTTATTTTGTCCGGAGCCTCTTTGGATATATATCCGGGCGAGTTTGTCTACCTTATCGGTAAGGTCGGATCCGGGAAGTCTACGCTCATAAAGTCGATTTATATGGATATCCCTATAAAGGATGGTGATGCGAGATTTATGGACTTTGATTTGCGAAGGATCAAGAGAAAAAGAGTACCCTATTTGAGACGTAACTTAGGTATTGTATTTCAGGATTTTCAGTTGCTGGCAGACCGCTCTGTATACAAAAATCTTGAATTTGTACTCAAGGCTACCGGATGGAAGGATAGTAAGGAGATTGCTCTAAGGATTAATCAGGTGCTGGATCAGGTCGGCATGGCCAGTAAGGGATACAAGATGCCCCATGAACTCTCAGGGGGAGAACAGCAACGAGTCGCTATATCGAGAGCTCTTCTCAATACTCCGAGTCTGATCATGGCCGATGAGCCTACCGGTCACCTTGATCCCGAGACCGGAGAACAAATCATCCAATTGCTTCAAAACATTGCAGAGAATGGCACAGCTGTACTTTTGATAACTCACAACTATGCCTTGGTGAAGAAATATCCTGCTCGCATCATAAAGATAGACAACGAGAAACTCATCGAGATGCAAATCCAGGCAGATTAA
- a CDS encoding aspartate kinase, translating to MLIMKFGGTSVGTSERIKEVGRLINDAKTKIVVLSAMGGVTNILVEICEHFRHQNPQGALSLIEVLSDKYKGVIDSLYSSAESRVRVTAFVQEKMDYIESFKNELFSDFEEKCVLALGELISTEMMKVHLAEIGVAAVKLPALDFMVTNKFGEPDLERISESLKKLLSQYPDTKLFLTEGYICRNAYAEIDNLKRGGSDYTASILGACIDAKEVQIWTDIDGMHNNDPRIVEGTSPVRNLHFDEAAELAYFGAKILHPTCIHPAKMQNVPVRLLYTMDPSAPGTLISNVIEPEKIKAVAVKDGITTIKVLSTRLLLAHGFLSRVFEVFERHQTPIDLVTTSEVAVTVAIDNQSRLEEILSELKRFATVSIDNNMSIICIAGDLNWKNVGFEADIIKALEDIPVRMISYGGSNHNVSMVIRTEDKIDALQKLSKKLFSPKK from the coding sequence ATGTTGATCATGAAGTTTGGAGGGACGTCTGTGGGTACCTCCGAAAGAATAAAGGAAGTGGGGCGTCTCATCAATGATGCTAAGACGAAGATCGTGGTTCTCTCTGCGATGGGAGGTGTTACCAATATTTTGGTAGAGATCTGTGAACACTTTCGTCATCAAAACCCTCAGGGAGCACTTTCTTTGATCGAAGTGCTATCCGATAAATACAAAGGGGTCATAGATTCATTGTACTCTTCTGCAGAGTCTCGAGTGCGGGTCACGGCTTTTGTCCAAGAGAAGATGGACTATATCGAAAGCTTCAAGAACGAACTTTTTTCAGACTTTGAGGAAAAGTGTGTCTTAGCTCTTGGAGAACTGATCTCCACGGAAATGATGAAAGTTCATTTGGCCGAGATCGGTGTCGCCGCAGTCAAACTTCCGGCATTGGACTTTATGGTGACCAATAAGTTCGGTGAGCCGGATCTTGAACGCATTTCGGAATCCCTCAAGAAGCTACTCTCTCAATATCCTGATACTAAACTTTTCCTTACGGAGGGTTATATCTGTCGTAATGCTTATGCCGAGATCGATAATCTCAAACGTGGGGGGAGTGACTATACGGCTTCTATCTTGGGGGCTTGTATAGATGCGAAGGAAGTGCAGATATGGACAGACATCGATGGTATGCATAACAATGACCCTCGAATTGTCGAGGGGACATCTCCCGTGCGTAATCTTCACTTCGATGAGGCTGCCGAACTCGCTTATTTCGGAGCAAAAATCCTCCACCCTACTTGTATCCATCCGGCTAAGATGCAGAACGTCCCTGTGCGTCTTCTCTACACCATGGATCCATCCGCACCCGGAACATTGATCTCCAATGTCATCGAACCTGAAAAGATTAAGGCGGTAGCAGTGAAGGATGGTATCACAACAATTAAGGTGCTGAGTACGAGACTACTATTGGCTCATGGCTTCTTGAGTAGAGTTTTTGAAGTTTTCGAACGACATCAGACACCCATCGATCTTGTTACGACATCAGAAGTGGCTGTAACAGTGGCGATAGACAATCAGAGCAGACTGGAAGAGATCCTTTCGGAGCTGAAGCGTTTTGCTACAGTCTCCATCGACAATAATATGTCCATAATTTGTATCGCAGGGGATCTCAACTGGAAAAATGTCGGATTTGAGGCGGATATCATCAAAGCTCTCGAAGATATACCGGTACGTATGATTTCTTATGGAGGATCCAATCACAATGTATCCATGGTGATACGTACCGAGGATAAGATAGATGCTCTTCAAAAACTCAGCAAAAAACTATTCAGTCCTAAAAAGTGA
- the menA gene encoding 1,4-dihydroxy-2-naphthoate octaprenyltransferase: protein MNSSGTVSNNLSTPPSRRSFLKTWWYAIRPHTLGASIAPLIIAGGALWADESFRFLEYFLCLIVALSAQISSNIANDYFDYKGGKDTADRVGFERLLTKGVVTPGQMFGALVITTLTCALAGGILVWMGGWIILLIGLATLLGIFAYSSGPFPLSHHGLGDLAVVIFFGLIPVLGTYYVVAGPPPLHLMFLALGIGLWEANILVVNNYRDYQEDSKSGKKTIIVRMGVKSGPRLYALNTLLSIFVIMLGLYTEGSTIAAIIVALLLTFVCFVAVYGIQKLKGKRLNGLLKFTNKVAILMSIILSLSLIF, encoded by the coding sequence GTGAATTCTTCCGGCACGGTCTCAAACAATCTATCTACTCCCCCATCACGACGATCATTTCTGAAGACTTGGTGGTATGCTATTCGTCCACATACTTTGGGAGCTTCGATCGCACCACTCATTATTGCCGGAGGGGCATTATGGGCAGACGAGAGCTTTAGGTTTTTGGAGTACTTCTTATGTCTGATCGTTGCTCTCAGTGCTCAGATTTCGAGTAATATCGCAAATGACTACTTCGACTATAAAGGAGGGAAAGACACTGCAGATCGTGTTGGCTTTGAGAGGCTTTTGACCAAAGGGGTTGTGACTCCGGGACAAATGTTCGGTGCACTCGTTATTACGACTTTGACCTGTGCTCTTGCAGGTGGCATTTTGGTCTGGATGGGCGGATGGATTATCCTTTTGATCGGCTTAGCCACACTCTTAGGTATCTTTGCTTACTCTTCGGGACCATTTCCCCTATCCCATCATGGTTTAGGAGATTTGGCTGTTGTTATTTTCTTTGGGCTCATCCCTGTCTTGGGCACTTACTATGTCGTAGCCGGTCCCCCGCCTTTGCATCTCATGTTTTTGGCTCTCGGTATTGGCTTATGGGAGGCTAACATACTGGTCGTAAATAACTATAGAGACTACCAAGAAGACTCTAAAAGTGGAAAGAAAACTATCATTGTGCGTATGGGAGTAAAGTCCGGCCCTCGCCTATATGCACTCAATACATTGCTATCGATCTTTGTGATCATGTTAGGGCTTTATACAGAGGGTAGTACCATTGCAGCTATTATTGTTGCCCTATTATTGACTTTCGTTTGTTTTGTTGCTGTCTATGGCATCCAAAAACTAAAAGGTAAGCGTCTCAATGGACTATTAAAGTTTACCAATAAGGTAGCTATTTTAATGTCAATCATTCTCTCTCTTTCTCTCATTTTCTGA
- the recF gene encoding DNA replication/repair protein RecF (All proteins in this family for which functions are known are DNA-binding proteins that assist the filamentation of RecA onto DNA for the initiation of recombination or recombinational repair.) has product MILQQLSLTNYKNIEATTLSFSNKLNCIIGSNGMGKTNLLDSIYYLSFARTCVYLPDHMVVRNGAEMAILDGKYKIGDKDEHLYCGIRIGKSKVFRRNKKEYTKISDHIGAFPLVMISPADFELIRGGSEERRKFMDMIISQESSPYLLALISYRKLLEQRNSMLKKRSFSTELLDIIDEQMAPHAETIMSYRSQWLDRIRPIFHEYYNYISDNSDDVSLVYHSSLETEEIAAAETFLRIWKETRERDIALGHTSMGPHRDDLDMLLNGVLIRKIGSQGQNKTFMVALKFAQFRLLRILQPHNMPLLLLDDVFDKLDAHRVDRIVRLVSGEEFGQIFMSDTNRKYLDQILSRLPEATYSIFTAQDGVFTEIKP; this is encoded by the coding sequence ATGATACTACAACAGTTGTCCTTGACCAATTACAAAAACATTGAGGCTACAACCCTGTCTTTTTCAAATAAGCTCAACTGTATCATAGGCTCCAATGGGATGGGAAAAACCAACCTTCTCGATAGCATCTACTACCTATCTTTTGCACGTACGTGTGTATATCTGCCGGATCATATGGTGGTGAGAAATGGAGCTGAGATGGCTATATTGGATGGGAAATACAAGATCGGAGATAAGGATGAGCATCTCTATTGTGGTATCAGGATCGGGAAGTCTAAGGTGTTTAGACGAAACAAGAAGGAGTACACCAAGATCTCTGATCACATCGGTGCGTTTCCGTTGGTGATGATATCACCGGCGGACTTCGAGCTCATACGTGGGGGGAGTGAAGAGAGACGTAAGTTTATGGATATGATCATATCCCAAGAGTCATCCCCCTATCTCCTTGCGCTCATATCATATCGTAAACTTCTTGAGCAACGTAACAGCATGCTCAAAAAGCGGAGCTTCAGCACCGAACTCCTTGATATCATTGACGAACAAATGGCACCTCATGCCGAGACCATCATGAGCTACAGGTCTCAGTGGTTGGATAGGATCCGCCCCATCTTTCACGAATATTATAACTATATCTCGGACAATAGCGATGACGTGAGTCTGGTATATCACTCTTCGTTGGAGACTGAAGAGATCGCCGCTGCTGAGACATTTCTTCGGATCTGGAAAGAAACGAGGGAAAGAGATATTGCACTCGGGCACACATCCATGGGACCTCATAGAGATGATTTGGATATGTTGCTCAATGGAGTGCTGATACGCAAGATCGGTTCGCAGGGACAGAATAAGACCTTTATGGTCGCATTGAAATTTGCACAGTTCAGATTGCTACGTATCCTTCAACCCCACAACATGCCTTTGCTTCTGCTCGATGATGTCTTCGATAAGCTTGATGCTCATAGAGTGGATCGCATCGTCAGGCTTGTCTCCGGAGAAGAGTTTGGGCAGATATTCATGTCCGATACCAACCGTAAATACTTGGATCAGATATTGTCGAGATTACCGGAAGCCACCTACTCTATCTTTACTGCCCAAGATGGTGTATTTACCGAAATAAAACCATGA
- a CDS encoding phosphatase PAP2 family protein, whose amino-acid sequence MLEQWVLIEKDFFLLLNSPHTSYLDSVMYLISDKLAWIPYGIVFFALLFYKQKPKEILWLFIAMGLLIFLGDQISSQIFKPFFQRYRPTHHPETMDLVKTVIGYKGGSYGFISGHSANFFSAATFTALLLRDRLYSIAVYTVVVTVAYSRIYLGVHFITDVIPGICVGLLLGWFVYQIYVMGREVFLGIPSEKVKTPYIRPQNRISKIAYSMVLFYISLWIFSPFIFKWYFLN is encoded by the coding sequence ATGCTCGAACAATGGGTTTTGATTGAGAAGGACTTCTTCCTTCTACTCAATAGTCCTCATACATCATATTTGGACTCGGTGATGTATCTCATCTCAGACAAGTTGGCATGGATACCGTACGGTATAGTGTTTTTTGCACTTTTATTTTACAAGCAGAAGCCCAAAGAGATATTGTGGCTGTTCATTGCAATGGGGTTGCTGATCTTTTTGGGAGATCAGATATCGTCACAGATCTTCAAGCCCTTCTTTCAGAGATACAGACCGACACATCATCCTGAGACAATGGACTTGGTCAAGACTGTGATAGGATACAAGGGTGGGAGCTACGGCTTCATCTCGGGGCACTCGGCCAACTTCTTTTCGGCAGCCACCTTTACAGCTCTTTTGCTTCGCGATCGATTGTATTCTATAGCTGTGTATACCGTCGTTGTGACTGTCGCTTATTCGAGGATTTACTTGGGGGTACACTTCATTACAGATGTCATCCCGGGGATTTGTGTCGGACTACTTTTGGGTTGGTTTGTGTATCAGATATATGTCATGGGGCGAGAAGTCTTTCTCGGCATCCCTTCGGAGAAAGTAAAGACTCCCTATATCCGGCCTCAGAACCGCATCTCGAAGATCGCTTATTCCATGGTACTCTTCTACATCAGTTTATGGATATTTTCTCCGTTTATCTTCAAGTGGTATTTCCTAAATTAA
- a CDS encoding tetratricopeptide repeat protein — protein MKKYMSKYLLLLLFALSYVTAFAQADTKDADEAYANAEYAKAISLYEEAITNAPEPTSELYYNLGCAFFKDNQIAPAVLAFERAYLIDPSDSDIKYNIELANSRTLDKIDVAPTFFFSRWMDSLSHWFMLNTWLTMGIVLFTLAVVCFLLFLFGRERLVRMISFYAFIVFLFLCGVSNAMAYKSYHFSHDDTGAIVMSEIVTVKSAPDMSSQDLVIIHAGLKVEVLQKVNGFVEVSLPDKTVGWISATDIEVINVFTNL, from the coding sequence ATGAAAAAATATATGTCGAAGTACCTTTTACTACTTCTCTTTGCCTTGTCGTATGTCACTGCCTTTGCTCAGGCGGATACCAAGGATGCTGACGAGGCTTATGCCAATGCTGAGTATGCTAAAGCAATAAGTCTCTATGAAGAAGCCATCACCAATGCTCCGGAGCCAACCTCTGAACTTTACTACAATCTCGGTTGCGCTTTCTTCAAGGATAATCAAATTGCTCCTGCCGTCTTGGCATTCGAGAGAGCTTACCTTATTGATCCTTCGGACTCCGATATCAAATATAATATAGAGCTTGCCAACTCTCGCACGTTGGATAAGATCGATGTCGCTCCGACATTCTTCTTTTCTCGCTGGATGGACAGCTTGTCTCATTGGTTCATGCTTAATACATGGCTCACAATGGGTATTGTGCTGTTTACTCTTGCTGTTGTTTGTTTTTTGTTGTTCTTATTCGGTAGAGAACGTCTCGTGAGGATGATCAGCTTCTATGCTTTTATTGTCTTCCTTTTTCTCTGTGGTGTGTCGAATGCGATGGCATACAAGTCTTACCATTTTTCACATGACGACACCGGAGCTATTGTGATGTCTGAGATCGTCACTGTCAAGAGTGCTCCTGATATGTCTTCACAAGATCTTGTAATAATTCATGCCGGACTGAAAGTAGAAGTATTGCAGAAGGTCAATGGTTTTGTCGAAGTCTCGTTACCCGATAAGACTGTCGGCTGGATCTCTGCTACTGACATTGAAGTCATCAATGTTTTCACAAACCTGTAA